One genomic window of Coffea eugenioides isolate CCC68of chromosome 1, Ceug_1.0, whole genome shotgun sequence includes the following:
- the LOC113779442 gene encoding secologanin synthase-like → MEFMGFKLIAILGFIGYAVYWLYAMLDLYWFRPKKLEKCLRKQGFKGNPYRLFRGDLYESAKLLRDAHSKPIQLGDNIVKRMMPEVYNSVQTHGKNSFLWIGRFPKVTVTDPTLAKDALVRHATFHKSFHDLDPLIHILFGGMGAVEGEEWAKYRKITNPAFTLEKLKSMLPLFQSSCIDAVNKWASVIPEGGAGEVDVWPGAESISATAISTSLFGIGGEEGKKIVELLKELANHTWEKVKSVYFPGKRFLPTKSNLRMRALDRELRVKITDIINRKLQAMQAGESGGADFVGLLLESNLNEIKLQGNQKSAGLSIEDIYAVCKLFYWAGQDTSSTLVLWTLVLLSKHTEWQDRAREEVLQVFGDKMPDYDGINHLKIVSMILNEVLRLYPPLSELSKVASEDTQLGKYLIPAGVQVMMPQILLHYDPELWGDDVLEFKPERFSEGIMKATKIQGAYFPFSFGPRMCIGNNFALYSIKMAIAIILRTLSLELSPSYVHAPIRRVTLQPQYGAHLILRRL, encoded by the exons ATGGAATTCATGGGGTTCAAATTAATAGCAATCTTGGGATTCATAGGTTATGCCGTTTACTGGCTTTATGCGATGCTTGATTTGTACTGGTTCAGACCTAAGAAGCTTGAGAAATGTCTTAGGAAGCAAGGTTTCAAAGGGAACCCCTACAGGCTATTTCGAGGAGACCTCTATGAAAGTGCAAAATTACTCAGAGATGCTCATTCCAAGCCTATTCAGCTTGGAGACAATATCGTAAAACGCATGATGCCCGAAGTCTACAATTCTGTCCAAACTCATG GAAAAAATTCCTTCTTGTGGATTGGAAGATTCCCCAAGGTAACCGTGACAGATCCAACACTAGCCAAAGACGCCTTGGTTAGACACGCGACATTTCACAAGAGTTTTCACGATCTTGATCCACTCATCCACATCCTTTTCGGTGGAATGGGCGCTGTAGAGGGGGAAGAATGGGCCAAGTATAGAAAGATCACCAACCCTGCCTTCACTTTGGAAAAGTTAAAG AGCATGTTACCACTATTTCAATCGAGCTGCATCGATGCGGTTAACAAATGGGCTAGTGTGATTCCTGAGGGGGGTGCAGGAGAGGTGGACGTGTGGCCTGGAGCTGAATCCATTTCAGCAACTGCAATTTCAACATCATTATTTGGGATTGGCGgcgaagaagggaaaaaaattgtCGAGCTTCTGAAAGAACTTGCCAATCATACATGGGAAAAAGTAAAGTCGGTTTACTTTCCAGGAAAGAG GTTTCTGCCAACTAAGAGCAATCTCAGGATGAGAGCATTAGACAGAGAATTAAGAGTTAAGATTACAGACATCATCAATAGAAAGTTGCAGGCAATGCAGGCGGGAGAATCTGGTGGTGCTGACTTCGTGGGGCTATTGTTGGAATCCAATCTTAATGAGATCAAGCTGCAGGGCAACCAAAAAAGTGCAGGATTGAGCATTGAAGATATCTATGCTGTGTGCAAACTGTTCTATTGGGCAGGGCAGGACACCAGCTCAACTTTGGTCCTCTGGACCCTCGTCCTCTTGAGTAAGCACACTGAGTGGCAGGACCGTGCAAGAGAAGAAGTTCTCCAAGTTTTTGGGGACAAAATGCCGGACTATGATGGTATAAACCACCTGAAAATT GTATCTATGATCTTGAACGAGGTTCTACGGTTGTATCCCCCACTATCTGAGCTCTCCAAAGTGGCTTCAGAAGATACACAACTTGGGAAGTATTTGATTCCAGCTGGAGTACAGGTCATGATGCCACAAATTCTGCTCCATTATGACCCTGAATTATGGGGTGATGATGTCTTGGAATTCAAACCAGAGAGATTTTCTGAAGGGATTATGAAGGCAACGAAAATCCAGGGTGCTTATTTTCCCTTCAGCTTCGGGCCAAGGATGTGCATTGGGAATAACTTTGCACTGTACTCGATAAAAATGGCTATCGCAATAATTCTACGTACCCTTTCCTTAGAGCTCTCTCCGTCTTATGTCCATGCCCCGATTAGACGGGTCACCTTGCAGCCTCAATATGGGGCTCATTTAATCTTGCGCAGGCTCTAG
- the LOC113767611 gene encoding uncharacterized protein LOC113767611, translating to MAEGTRFRTLEEQVKRQEIKLQELMESLLSHQSEQQQLKNNLIMELEENNKRMENMLSGMEQNFSKSLDQKFNALLSRMTTAQDKVADRGERILMDQGPLLPTPPPHQRLQPEGDQQNSCKKDWSKYQLPNPPKIDLQLFSGENPREWLRKCDKYFMNYQILENQKVEIIEMYLDRRADKWFQDSICKDIVEEFNKLQQGGSVREYQEQFEELKPLMLIKNRNLDEHYFISSFISGLKEEIKPMLRMLKPATLTEAFELSQWQEYSLQVQNKNSKQSGEGRFGFSRGNTSVVDSNTYKVPVSNALKAPRYSNKVQEDDKDVKRISTQELQFRRSRGLCFKCGEKYGVGHQCKRGYVNCMILEDEEDAVFEDAVGEQDEQTGNPGQTMELSLHALSESLRRKTITLTGNLDGEKVFILVDTGSSDSYINSEMVIGMDIAYRMVKQPFSVIMGNGTTVTSNAIYPNVHWKINQHSFRFDLKVMELEGWDIILGVDWMTHFSPITFDFQQLRISLHSEGNEIQLHGQAEDGDMDLIRGRDLRTFIEYKRQMCLALNCKKEIGGEAAVIPQEIMEVLQDYDDVFQTPKSLPPPRNVEHEILLKKEAQPFKLKPYRYPHCHKEEIEKQVEEMLQKGIVKHNNSPFASPVLLVKKKEGTWRFCVDYRKLNEMTIKDRFPIPNVDELLDELVGSVYKTKLDLTAGYHQIRVKPQDTFKTAFQTHCGHFEFLVMPFGLTNAPATFQSLMNQIFQPYLRRFVLVFFDDILVYSPTMDAHV from the exons ATGGCAGAAGGTACGAGATTCCGGACATTGGAGGAACAAGTCAAGAGGCAGGAAATCAAGCTCCAAGAACTGATGGAATCTCTACTTTCACATCAATCAGAGCAGCAACAGCTTAAGAACAACTTAATAATGGAATTGGAGGAAAACAACAAACGGATGGAGAATATGTTGTCAGGAATGGAACAGAACTTCAGCAAGTCTCTGGATCAGAAATTCAATGCACTGCTATCCAGGATGACTACTGCACAGGACAAGGTCGCGGATAGGGGAGAAAGAATCCTGATGGATCAGGGACCACTTCTTCCTACGCCGCCGCCTCATCAGAGATTGCAACCTGAAGGAGATCAACAGAATTCCTGCAAAAAAGATTGGAGTAAGTACCAACTTCCTAATCCTCCTAAGATAGATTTGCAACTGTTTAGTGGAGAAAATCCTAGGGAATGGTTGCGCAAGTGTGATAAATACTTCATGAATTATCAAATTCTGGAAAATCAGAAGGTTGAAATCATAGAAATGTACTTAGATAGAAGGGCGGATAAGTGGTTCCAAG ACAGTATTTGCAAGGATATAGTAGAGGAATTTAATAAGCTGCAACAGGGAGGTAGTGTGAGAGAATATCAGGAGCAGTTCGAAGAATTGAAACCATTAATGTTAATTAAGAACAGGAATTTAGATGAGCACTACTTCATTTCTAGCTTCATTAGTGGCTTGAAGGAGGAGATCAAACCTATGCTTCGGATGCTGAAGCCTGCTACTTTGACTGAAGCTTTCGAGCTGTCTCAGTGGCAGGAGTATTCACTCCAGGTGCAGAATAAGAACTCTAAACAGTCGGGAGAGGGTAGGTTTGGATTTTCAAGGGGTAATACATCAGTGGTAGATAGTAACACTTACAAGGTCCCTGTCAGTAATGCTCTTAAGGCCCCTAGGTACAGTAATAAGGTGCAGGAGGATGATAAGGACGTGAAGAGGATTTCAACACAGGAGCTGCAGTTTAGAAGAAGTAGGGGACTGTGCTTCAAGTGTGGAGAAAAATATGGTGTAGGACACCAGTGTAAGCGAGGGTATGTAAACTGTATGATATTGGAGGATGAAGAGGATGCAGTCTTTGAAGATGCTGTGGGTGAGCAGGATGAACAGACAGGGAATCCAGGACAAACTATGGAACTGTCCCTACATGCATTGTCTGAATCCCTGAGAAGGAAAACAATTACATTGACAGGCAACCTTGATGGGGAGAAAGTTTTTATTTTGGTAGACACGGGTAGCTCAGACAGTTATATCAACAGTGAGATGGTAATTGGGATGGATATTGCTTACAGAATGGTTAAACAGCCATTTTCTGTCATCATGGGAAATGGAACTACTGTGACCAGCAATGCTATCTATCCTAATGTGCACTGGAAAATTAACCAACATAGTTTCAGATTTGATTTGAAGGTGATGGAGTTAGAAGGATGGGACATAATTTTGGGGGTGGACTGGATGACACACTTTAGTCCTATCACGTTTGACTTCCAACAACTCAGGATATCCTTACACAGTGAAGGAAATGAAATTCAGTTACATGGACAAGCAGAAGATGGTGATATGGATTTAATCAGAGGAAGGGATCTGAGAACCTTCATAGAATATAAAAGACAGATGTGCTTGGCTTTGAACTGTAAAAAGGAGATAGGAGGAGAGGCAGCAGTTATTCCCCAGGAAATCATGGAAGTGCTTCAGGATTATGATGATGTGTTTCAGACTCCAAAATCCTTGCCCCCTCCCAGAAATGTGGAACATGAGATCCTTCTCAAGAAGGAGGCACAACCTTTCAAATTGAAGCCCTACAGGTACCCCCACTGTCACAAGGAGGAAATAGAGAAACAGGTGGAAGAAATGCTTCAAAAAGGAATAGTCAAGCACAACAACAGTCCTTTTGCTTCACCTGTGCTGCTGgttaagaagaaagaagggacttgGCGTTTTTGTGTGGATTATAgaaaattgaatgaaatgacCATTAAGGACAGGTTTCCAATTCCCAACGTGGATGAACTACTGGATGAGTTAGTTGGGtctgtttacaaaacaaaattgGATCTCACCGCAGGGTACCATCAGATCAGGGTTAAGCCTCAAGACACCTTCAAGACAGCTTTTCAGACTCACTGTGGACACTTTGAATTTTTGGTCATGCCCTTTGGGCTTACTAATGCACCAGCTACTTTTCAATCATTGATGAATCAGATATTTCAACCCTATCTGAGAAGGTTTGTATTGGTCTTTTTCGATGATATTCTGGTGTATAGCCCTACCATGGATGCTCATGTTTAA